One part of the Acidobacteriota bacterium genome encodes these proteins:
- a CDS encoding TolC family protein: MNKQMSKMMVWAVVAAVMPVAAVTAQQQAAGGGVQATLAQDQYVVGRALPPDTPGTQRVDLSLEAAIARALENNLDIAREKLNPQMQDYSLQAARAAFRPTLNGNLSYNNASQQSTSQLDGGARTSTKRMSFGSSMSQRLPWQGGQVSFNFSNSRTATDNSFSTRNPNFSSNLTFQYTQPLLAGRTIDSQRNALDTGQIQRQITDIALVSQIENIKNQVRTAYWALRQSIEAIEIQKRSLDLSRRNYDDNKTKVEVGTVAEIDLVQLESQIATGEQNLLATEIAWRNAEIAFKRLLVSSTEDDFFRATINPTDLPSFEMQSVDIPAAVKNAIAQRADIETARQNLRITELNLALSKNSTKGSLGLTASYALAGVGGPLFDRSGLGGAAVLVEDGGYFDALRSIAGIDTPTWNIGLNFSQPLGLSSQKANHLRSELSMEQQKTSMKRTELDIETAVTRAGLDVQSTYKQLLASQKSREAAERTLNAELTRFSVGMSTNFQVISLQNALTSARNNELTSTIRYINAIAEFDRVQRIQ; the protein is encoded by the coding sequence ATGAATAAGCAGATGTCGAAAATGATGGTGTGGGCGGTGGTGGCTGCGGTGATGCCCGTGGCGGCCGTGACGGCGCAGCAGCAGGCGGCCGGTGGTGGTGTACAGGCGACCTTGGCTCAGGACCAGTATGTGGTCGGCCGCGCATTGCCACCCGATACGCCGGGGACGCAGCGAGTGGACCTGTCGCTTGAAGCGGCAATCGCCCGGGCGCTTGAAAACAACCTCGACATCGCGCGCGAAAAACTCAATCCGCAGATGCAGGACTATTCGCTGCAGGCGGCGCGTGCGGCGTTCCGGCCCACGCTGAACGGCAACCTCAGCTACAACAACGCCTCACAGCAGTCCACGTCGCAGCTCGACGGTGGCGCCCGCACCAGCACGAAGCGCATGTCGTTTGGTTCGTCGATGAGCCAGCGCCTGCCCTGGCAGGGCGGCCAGGTGTCGTTCAACTTCAGCAACAGCCGCACGGCGACCGATAACTCGTTCAGCACGCGCAACCCGAACTTCTCGTCGAACCTGACCTTCCAGTACACGCAGCCGCTGCTGGCGGGCCGCACGATTGACAGCCAGCGAAACGCGCTCGACACGGGACAAATTCAGCGCCAGATTACCGACATCGCGCTGGTGAGCCAGATCGAAAACATCAAGAACCAGGTGCGCACGGCCTACTGGGCGCTGCGCCAGTCGATCGAGGCCATCGAAATTCAGAAGCGGTCATTGGACCTCTCGCGCCGCAACTACGACGACAACAAAACCAAGGTGGAGGTCGGCACCGTCGCCGAAATCGATCTGGTGCAGCTCGAGTCGCAGATTGCGACCGGTGAGCAGAACCTGCTCGCCACCGAAATCGCATGGCGCAATGCCGAAATTGCCTTCAAGCGCCTGCTCGTGAGCAGCACGGAAGATGACTTCTTCCGGGCCACCATCAATCCCACCGACCTGCCGTCGTTCGAGATGCAGTCGGTGGACATCCCGGCCGCCGTGAAGAACGCCATTGCCCAGCGCGCCGACATCGAAACCGCGCGACAGAACCTGCGCATCACCGAGCTGAACCTCGCGCTCTCCAAGAACTCCACCAAGGGCTCGCTCGGCCTGACCGCCAGCTACGCCCTGGCGGGCGTCGGCGGCCCGCTGTTTGATCGGTCGGGCCTGGGCGGCGCGGCCGTCCTGGTTGAAGATGGCGGCTACTTCGACGCGTTGCGGTCAATCGCCGGGATCGACACACCCACCTGGAACATCGGTCTCAACTTCAGCCAGCCGCTCGGTCTGTCGTCACAAAAAGCCAACCACCTGCGTTCGGAACTGTCGATGGAACAGCAGAAGACGTCGATGAAGAGGACCGAACTCGACATCGAAACGGCCGTGACCCGCGCCGGCCTGGACGTGCAGAGCACCTACAAGCAGCTGCTGGCGTCGCAGAAGTCACGTGAGGCGGCCGAGCGCACACTCAACGCCGAACTCACCCGCTTCTCGGTGGGCATGTCCACGAACTTCCAGGTCATCTCGCTTCAGAACGCGCTGACGTCGGCGCGCAACAACGAGTTGACCTCGACCATTCGCTACATCAATGCCATCGCGGAGTTTGACCGCGTGCAGCGGATTCAGTAG
- a CDS encoding SpoIID/LytB domain-containing protein, with amino-acid sequence MPRFPKRRHAAKALLSVVVGLTIACAPSTARFPGDVATGVPARLRVQVAGQVKVVALDDYVLGAALSEVTPVSESDRVAATVYEVQAIIARTYAVAQAGRHAPEGFDVCDRTHCQLYEPGRIATSRFSAIARAAVARTSGRILRFNTRPALTLFHSDCGGHTTTPADAWGGTALPYLPARQDETGSPHRTWQFSATTEEWVRLLATDARTDPGARLTGLVIGQRDTSGRATQVRIDGDRDRHVSGETLRAVVATQRGVRSFMSTLFEIEPTPDGFLVTGRGFGHGVGLCQVGAIARARGGASVTAILAHYYPGAR; translated from the coding sequence ATGCCGCGATTCCCGAAACGCCGACACGCGGCCAAGGCCCTACTCTCGGTGGTGGTGGGACTCACAATCGCGTGCGCGCCTTCCACCGCGCGGTTCCCCGGCGACGTCGCGACCGGCGTTCCTGCCCGATTGCGCGTGCAGGTCGCCGGTCAGGTCAAGGTCGTTGCGCTTGACGACTACGTCCTCGGTGCCGCGTTGTCCGAGGTCACGCCCGTGTCGGAATCCGATCGCGTGGCTGCAACCGTGTACGAGGTGCAGGCCATCATCGCCCGCACGTATGCCGTGGCACAGGCCGGACGACATGCGCCCGAAGGATTTGACGTCTGCGACCGCACACACTGCCAGCTGTACGAGCCCGGGCGCATTGCCACATCGCGCTTCAGTGCGATCGCGCGCGCGGCCGTCGCCCGCACGTCCGGCCGGATCCTGCGCTTCAACACCCGGCCCGCGCTCACACTGTTTCATTCCGACTGTGGCGGCCACACCACCACACCGGCCGACGCCTGGGGCGGCACGGCCCTTCCCTACCTGCCGGCCCGGCAGGATGAGACCGGAAGCCCGCACCGGACCTGGCAGTTTTCCGCCACCACCGAGGAGTGGGTCCGGTTGCTCGCAACCGATGCCCGCACAGATCCGGGTGCCCGACTCACCGGGCTCGTGATCGGCCAGAGGGACACCTCCGGCCGCGCCACCCAGGTCCGCATCGACGGCGATCGTGACCGGCACGTCAGCGGCGAGACACTCCGCGCCGTGGTGGCCACCCAACGTGGGGTTCGGTCCTTCATGAGCACCCTCTTCGAGATTGAGCCAACGCCCGACGGCTTCCTGGTCACGGGCCGCGGGTTTGGCCACGGCGTGGGCTTGTGCCAGGTTGGGGCCATTGCCCGAGCCCGAGGCGGCGCCTCGGTCACCGCCATCCTCGCCCACTACTATCCGGGGGCCCGCTAG
- a CDS encoding efflux RND transporter periplasmic adaptor subunit — protein MKKIVVVALLVAGSAGAWYFTRSQGVAGAAGSGSATGAPGATGAGGGRGSGRPALTVDTAPAIRHEVTEYVTVVGNLIGNATVDIVPRVAGRLDSITAKLGDRVSRGQQIAKIEDRELQQQVKQVEQNVLVNNATVTQRESDLQLRKTTLDRQKELLSRGLATRQTIEDAEAAHNSAVAAVELAKAQLGQTQARLDELKITLSNTNIVSPVDGFIGRRNLDQGAFAGANTAIVSVVDIATVRLISNLVEKDFKRVNAGVTALIEVDAFPGEQFTGTVSRVAPVFDSATRTASMEIEVPNPGYRLKPGMFARVKLTVEVRPDALTVPRNAVVDSEGQRGVFLVDGQSAKFQPVTTGLQDNERIEILSGLTEGTRVITTGALALRSGDRITPMNMPGQRGGRSGGRTGGGPEGSTTPAPGAPAGRGGGL, from the coding sequence ATGAAAAAGATCGTCGTCGTTGCATTGCTTGTTGCCGGGTCAGCCGGTGCGTGGTACTTCACGCGGTCCCAGGGGGTGGCGGGCGCCGCCGGCTCGGGGTCTGCCACGGGTGCGCCTGGCGCCACAGGCGCCGGTGGCGGCCGCGGGAGCGGCCGGCCTGCCCTGACGGTGGATACCGCGCCAGCCATCCGGCATGAGGTGACCGAGTACGTCACCGTCGTCGGCAATCTGATCGGCAATGCGACGGTGGATATCGTGCCGCGCGTGGCCGGCCGGCTCGACTCGATCACCGCGAAACTGGGTGACCGGGTCAGCCGGGGTCAGCAAATCGCGAAGATTGAGGACCGCGAACTGCAGCAGCAGGTGAAGCAGGTCGAACAGAACGTCCTGGTCAACAACGCGACGGTCACGCAGCGTGAGAGCGACCTTCAGTTGCGCAAGACGACGCTTGACCGGCAGAAGGAATTGCTGTCGCGCGGCCTGGCGACGCGCCAGACCATTGAGGATGCCGAGGCCGCGCATAACTCGGCCGTGGCTGCGGTCGAACTCGCCAAGGCCCAGTTGGGTCAGACGCAGGCGCGGCTTGACGAACTGAAGATCACGCTCTCAAACACCAACATCGTGTCCCCTGTGGATGGCTTCATTGGCCGCCGCAATCTGGACCAGGGCGCGTTCGCCGGTGCGAATACGGCGATCGTGTCGGTGGTGGACATCGCGACCGTGCGACTGATCTCCAACCTGGTCGAAAAGGACTTCAAGCGCGTGAACGCGGGCGTCACGGCGCTGATTGAAGTGGACGCGTTCCCGGGCGAGCAGTTCACCGGCACCGTCAGCCGTGTGGCACCGGTGTTCGACTCGGCCACGCGCACGGCGTCCATGGAAATTGAAGTGCCGAATCCCGGCTACCGGCTCAAGCCCGGCATGTTCGCGCGGGTGAAGCTCACGGTGGAAGTGCGCCCGGATGCGCTGACCGTGCCGCGCAACGCGGTGGTGGACAGCGAAGGGCAACGCGGCGTGTTCCTCGTAGACGGCCAATCGGCAAAATTCCAGCCGGTCACCACCGGCCTGCAGGACAACGAACGCATTGAGATCCTGTCTGGTCTCACCGAGGGCACCCGGGTGATCACAACGGGCGCGCTCGCATTGCGAAGCGGCGATCGCATTACGCCGATGAATATGCCCGGCCAGCGTGGCGGACGTTCCGGCGGCCGCACGGGCGGCGGGCCGGAAGGCAGCACTACCCCAGCGCCCGGCGCGCCTGCAGGCCGCGGGGGCGGTCTGTAA
- a CDS encoding sigma-70 family RNA polymerase sigma factor — MDQAREKYAELVERHQRRAIRIAFHYMREAADAEEAVQDAFVKAYTHMGTFREDLPFEVWFTRILINGCLDRLKARRRRERWIARPTVDADGVERDPAEHLPSRGPSPEDQVLQDERRRRLKAAMTELPERQRLVFVLSHFEGRTSREVSSMTGLNESTVRVHLFRAIRRLRTLLSGQSVAGTKGKGRVRHAAR, encoded by the coding sequence TTGGACCAGGCGCGGGAGAAGTACGCCGAGCTGGTGGAGCGCCATCAGCGGCGGGCAATCCGGATTGCGTTTCACTACATGCGCGAGGCCGCCGACGCCGAAGAGGCCGTGCAGGATGCCTTTGTCAAGGCCTACACGCACATGGGCACGTTCAGGGAAGACCTGCCGTTTGAGGTCTGGTTCACGCGGATTCTCATCAATGGCTGCCTGGACCGGCTCAAGGCCCGGCGCCGTCGTGAACGGTGGATCGCTCGCCCGACGGTTGATGCCGATGGCGTGGAACGCGACCCGGCCGAGCACCTGCCCTCGAGGGGCCCAAGTCCCGAGGACCAGGTCCTGCAGGACGAGCGGCGCCGACGGTTGAAAGCGGCCATGACGGAGTTGCCGGAGCGGCAACGTCTGGTGTTTGTATTGAGTCATTTTGAGGGGCGGACGTCGCGGGAAGTCAGTTCGATGACCGGGCTGAATGAATCCACCGTGCGCGTCCACCTCTTCCGCGCGATTCGCCGGCTGCGTACGTTGCTGTCGGGCCAGAGCGTGGCAGGGACAAAGGGTAAAGGGAGGGTTCGACATGCGGCTCGCTGA
- a CDS encoding 4-hydroxy-3-methylbut-2-enyl diphosphate reductase: MPPIIFRKGLDMKAAVADQLAQAYHSRIVDDLRSAGYVRTHGRLTIHLAREFGFCYGVERAVDYAYQTRKKFPDSRVFLTGEIIHNPHVNNQLRAQGIRFLTDPGEDRTTLGHDDVVILPAFGVSVDDMVRLDRQGCTLVDTTCGSVLTVWKNVKRYAQDGFTSIIHGKLHHEETRATASQASLFPDGHYLVVLDKGEAAEVCRYIVEGGDRWAFLERFGPAASPGFDPDRHLLRIGCANQTTMLMAESLEIGEMFRAAMEARHGASAVDDVFRSFDTICSATQERQDAVIALLDEAPLDLMVVIGGYNSSNTCNLAKICAERCPTFHIAEADCLVSATEVRHRRIGAPSTSAVAETVARDWLPANRPLVIGLTAGASTPNNVVGQVVARLEALAGS; encoded by the coding sequence ATGCCGCCGATCATCTTCCGGAAGGGCCTCGATATGAAGGCCGCGGTCGCCGACCAGCTGGCCCAGGCGTATCACAGCCGCATCGTCGACGACCTTCGGTCTGCCGGCTACGTCCGGACGCACGGCCGGCTCACCATCCACCTCGCGCGCGAATTCGGCTTTTGCTACGGCGTTGAACGAGCGGTGGACTACGCGTACCAGACGCGGAAAAAATTCCCCGACTCCCGGGTGTTCCTGACGGGCGAGATCATCCATAACCCGCATGTCAACAATCAGTTGCGGGCACAGGGCATCCGCTTCCTGACCGACCCTGGCGAAGACCGAACGACCCTCGGCCACGACGATGTGGTCATTCTGCCGGCGTTTGGCGTGTCGGTGGACGATATGGTCCGCCTGGACCGGCAGGGGTGCACGCTGGTGGATACCACGTGCGGGTCGGTGCTGACGGTCTGGAAGAACGTGAAGCGGTATGCCCAGGACGGCTTCACCTCGATTATTCACGGCAAGCTGCACCACGAAGAGACGCGCGCCACCGCCTCGCAGGCGAGCCTGTTTCCAGACGGCCATTACCTGGTCGTGCTCGACAAAGGCGAAGCCGCCGAGGTGTGCCGTTACATTGTCGAGGGCGGCGATCGATGGGCGTTTTTGGAGCGATTTGGGCCGGCCGCGTCGCCGGGGTTCGACCCTGACCGGCACTTGCTTCGGATCGGCTGCGCCAACCAGACAACGATGCTGATGGCCGAGTCGCTCGAGATCGGTGAGATGTTCAGGGCGGCCATGGAGGCTCGCCACGGCGCCTCCGCCGTGGACGACGTGTTCCGGTCGTTTGACACCATTTGCAGCGCCACCCAGGAGCGGCAGGACGCCGTGATTGCCTTGCTCGACGAGGCGCCCCTGGACCTGATGGTGGTGATCGGCGGCTACAACAGCAGCAATACCTGCAATTTGGCAAAGATTTGCGCCGAGCGGTGCCCCACGTTCCACATTGCCGAGGCGGACTGTCTTGTCTCGGCCACCGAGGTGCGTCACCGGCGCATCGGGGCCCCCTCCACCTCTGCGGTCGCGGAAACCGTGGCCCGAGACTGGCTGCCGGCGAATCGTCCCCTGGTGATCGGCCTGACGGCCGGGGCCTCGACCCCGAATAATGTCGTCGGGCAGGTCGTGGCCCGGCTTGAAGCCCTGGCCGGCTCGTAA
- a CDS encoding efflux RND transporter permease subunit, with the protein MSVPRFAIHRPVTMFMVSATIVLLGSISLTRLPVDLMPDVSYPSLTVRVGYGGVGPLEIEELIIRPLEQSLAAVPGLEQINATASEGNGNIRLNFAWGTDLNEAADEVRTRVDRVRGRLPEDADPPTIFKFDSNSQPIVGIGVEGDFDRVTLREMAEIDLVPRLERVEGVASVTVDGGLRRQIRIELSKEKITALDLPVDRVVQTIRTENQNVPLGEVTEGDTTFLLRSQSQFESIDQIKDLIVFTRGGVPIYLRDVAEVRDTTEDLRSFTRINGKPGIRLRVTKQSGKNTVAIAEEVRAEVARINREVQGLHLTVLEDQSTFIEQAIAGVQEAGILGAILVVIVIFSFLRNLRSTFIICTSIPISIVGTFALLDFSGFTLNTMTFGGLALGVGMIVDASIVVLENTFRHMEEHGKTRMQAAIDGSEEVWSAILASTLTHVAVFVPLLFLTGVSSILFTQLAIVVMFSLGMSLFVAVTIVPVLCSRLLVLPTPVAERRGVSGTLFTFSERALDGLDNTYRRVLHVCLQHRPTVLMVATGLTVAAMVILPTIPAELMPQSDEGEVSVNARLAVGSRIERSEAVILQLEDLIKTNVPEAVTVVSSAGGGGGFGMGGSASVTIKLTKKDERTRSSEQIATDLRRVLVGLPGVSITTRASGGNQSLNRVLGDLNSSSRLAVEIRGFSLEESNAVSQDVLALLQTTEGVASPQIGRQEGRPELAIRVDRPKAALLGLSVTNVANAIRTNMAGTQAAVFRERGKEFPIIVRLRPEDRERAESVSDVLISTPTGQVLPAKNLLAVDTQRGPTQIERKNQERIARVNAELDAGVAIGDAVKAVRARIPELNIPQGFTVGFGAEVEAQGTAFQQLQILLLLAVLLVYAVMASQYESLKDPFIVMFSVPVALIGIVAALKLTSTSFSLQAYIGVIMLAGIVVSNAILLVDYTNILRKRDGKSLRDAVEEAGRTRLRPILMTTLTTTLGLVPMALALGEGGELQAPLARVVIGGLTASTLVTLVLVPTVYTLFEEGFAGLRRGAAHSTPEQA; encoded by the coding sequence ATGAGTGTGCCCCGTTTTGCGATCCATCGGCCCGTCACCATGTTCATGGTGTCGGCGACCATCGTCCTCCTGGGGTCGATTTCGCTGACGCGACTGCCCGTGGACCTCATGCCCGACGTCAGCTACCCCAGCCTGACGGTGCGGGTCGGGTACGGCGGCGTGGGTCCGCTTGAAATCGAAGAACTGATCATCCGGCCGCTCGAACAGTCGCTGGCGGCCGTGCCGGGCCTTGAGCAGATCAATGCGACCGCCTCGGAGGGCAACGGCAACATCCGCCTGAACTTCGCGTGGGGCACGGACCTCAACGAGGCGGCCGACGAAGTGCGTACGCGTGTGGATCGCGTGCGCGGACGCCTGCCCGAGGACGCGGACCCTCCCACCATCTTCAAGTTCGACTCCAACTCCCAGCCCATCGTGGGCATTGGCGTGGAAGGCGATTTCGATCGCGTGACGTTGCGTGAAATGGCCGAGATCGACCTGGTCCCCCGCCTGGAGCGCGTGGAAGGCGTGGCGTCGGTCACGGTGGACGGCGGGCTTCGCCGACAAATCCGCATCGAACTCTCCAAGGAAAAAATCACGGCGCTCGATCTGCCGGTGGACCGGGTGGTGCAGACCATCCGCACCGAGAACCAGAACGTGCCGCTCGGCGAAGTCACGGAAGGCGACACCACCTTCCTGCTGCGCAGCCAGAGCCAGTTTGAGTCGATCGACCAGATCAAGGACCTGATTGTCTTCACGCGCGGCGGCGTGCCCATCTACCTGCGCGACGTGGCCGAGGTGCGCGACACCACCGAGGACCTGCGGTCGTTCACGCGCATCAACGGCAAGCCGGGGATTCGCCTGCGCGTGACCAAGCAGTCGGGCAAAAACACCGTGGCGATTGCCGAAGAGGTGCGCGCGGAAGTGGCGCGCATCAATCGCGAAGTGCAGGGCCTGCACCTGACCGTGCTTGAAGATCAGTCGACGTTCATCGAGCAGGCGATCGCCGGCGTCCAGGAAGCGGGCATCCTCGGTGCCATTCTGGTGGTCATCGTCATCTTCTCGTTCCTGCGGAACCTGCGGTCGACGTTCATCATCTGCACGTCGATTCCCATTTCCATTGTCGGCACATTCGCGCTGCTCGACTTCTCCGGCTTCACGCTCAACACGATGACGTTCGGCGGTCTGGCGCTTGGCGTCGGCATGATCGTGGACGCGTCCATCGTGGTGCTCGAGAACACCTTCCGCCACATGGAAGAACACGGCAAGACCCGGATGCAGGCCGCGATTGACGGCAGCGAAGAGGTCTGGTCGGCCATCCTGGCGTCCACGCTCACCCACGTCGCCGTCTTCGTGCCGCTGCTCTTCCTCACGGGCGTGTCGAGCATTCTCTTCACGCAGCTCGCCATCGTGGTGATGTTCTCGCTGGGGATGTCGCTGTTTGTCGCCGTCACGATTGTGCCGGTCCTGTGCTCGCGCCTCCTCGTGCTGCCGACGCCGGTGGCCGAACGGCGCGGGGTGAGCGGCACGCTTTTCACCTTCAGCGAACGCGCGCTCGACGGCCTGGACAATACCTATCGCCGAGTCCTGCACGTCTGCCTGCAGCACCGGCCAACGGTGCTCATGGTCGCGACGGGTCTGACGGTGGCCGCCATGGTGATCCTGCCGACCATTCCCGCCGAACTGATGCCCCAGAGTGATGAGGGCGAGGTTTCGGTGAACGCGCGACTCGCGGTGGGCAGCCGGATCGAGCGGAGCGAAGCCGTCATCCTGCAACTTGAGGATCTGATCAAAACCAACGTGCCGGAGGCCGTCACGGTGGTGTCGTCAGCGGGCGGTGGCGGCGGGTTCGGCATGGGGGGCAGTGCCTCGGTCACCATCAAGCTGACGAAGAAGGACGAGCGGACGCGTTCGAGCGAGCAGATCGCCACCGACTTGCGCCGTGTGCTGGTCGGCTTGCCGGGCGTGAGCATCACGACGCGCGCGTCGGGCGGTAACCAGTCGCTCAACCGTGTGCTCGGCGACCTCAACTCGTCGAGCCGGCTTGCCGTGGAAATTCGCGGATTCTCGCTCGAGGAGTCCAACGCGGTCTCGCAGGATGTGCTCGCGTTGCTCCAGACCACGGAAGGCGTGGCGAGTCCGCAGATTGGACGCCAGGAGGGCCGGCCCGAACTCGCGATTCGCGTCGATCGTCCCAAAGCCGCGCTGCTGGGTCTCTCGGTGACCAACGTCGCCAACGCCATCCGCACCAACATGGCCGGCACCCAGGCGGCAGTCTTCCGTGAGCGCGGCAAGGAATTCCCCATCATTGTGCGGCTTCGCCCCGAGGACCGGGAACGGGCCGAATCCGTCAGCGATGTGCTCATCAGCACGCCCACCGGCCAGGTGCTGCCGGCCAAGAACCTGCTGGCCGTGGACACCCAGCGCGGTCCCACCCAGATTGAACGCAAGAACCAGGAGCGCATTGCGAGGGTGAATGCCGAGCTCGACGCGGGCGTGGCCATCGGCGATGCCGTCAAGGCGGTCAGGGCCCGGATCCCGGAGCTGAATATCCCCCAGGGTTTCACGGTGGGGTTTGGCGCCGAGGTCGAGGCCCAGGGCACGGCCTTCCAGCAGCTGCAGATTCTGCTCCTGCTGGCGGTTCTGCTGGTTTACGCCGTCATGGCGTCGCAGTACGAATCCCTCAAGGATCCGTTCATTGTCATGTTCTCGGTGCCGGTGGCGCTCATCGGCATTGTGGCTGCGTTGAAACTGACGTCAACATCCTTCAGTCTGCAGGCGTATATCGGGGTAATCATGCTCGCCGGCATCGTCGTCAGCAACGCGATTCTCCTGGTGGATTACACCAACATCCTGCGCAAGCGAGACGGCAAATCGTTGCGCGACGCGGTGGAAGAGGCCGGGCGCACCCGTCTGCGGCCCATCCTGATGACGACATTAACGACCACGCTCGGTCTGGTGCCCATGGCGCTGGCGCTGGGTGAAGGCGGCGAATTGCAGGCGCCGCTGGCGCGCGTGGTAATCGGCGGCCTCACCGCCTCGACACTGGTGACCCTGGTCCTGGTGCCGACGGTGTACACGCTGTTTGAAGAAGGTTTTGCTGGCTTGCGCCGAGGGGCGGCGCATTCGACTCCTGAACAGGCCTAA
- a CDS encoding efflux RND transporter periplasmic adaptor subunit: protein MKKLISLVILLALGGGGYYYYQSKKTPEIPEFMKGAISQGEIVEEVSATGTLQAKRSVGVGSFVSGRVEEVLVDFNDIVRKGQVLARIDTSLLETQVEIQKANISRQEVELASQRVQLADAKRTLERQRELLEKKLATQQAFEAADLTVKSREAQIASAEKSMVSAQFNLDTANTNLGYATITSPVDGVIVDKKVDPGITVQSSQTVATLFTIAEDLTLLKLEGGVDEAEIGKVRQGMTVRFTVDAYQGQTFTGEIIMVRLNPTIQQNVVTYTTVADVRNNDLRLKPGMTASMRIEVSRRDNVLRIPNAALRFRPSNDMYTALKQEPPTPAGRGGGGRGANGATTPGATTPGAAPAAAPATTPAATAPAARGNATGAPQAAAANPFQGGDRGGRTGGERTGGDRSGGGGGRGGGMNANFTPEQMKQIEAIRALPRDQQMAAYAKAGINFGGGGRGGGRGGGGGRGGNNGQNAPVVPLAQRSSGSIDELFPPIVRTPTRGQVYVLEPATPANPFGTLKRLDIMQGITNGTFTELVSGPPELAVGTELVQNITMPWLAARTTTGTTQGNPFSGQQPGRGGMPTGQPGGGGGGRGGGGGR from the coding sequence ATGAAGAAGCTGATCAGTCTCGTTATTCTCCTGGCGCTCGGTGGCGGCGGGTATTACTACTACCAGAGCAAGAAGACGCCGGAGATTCCCGAGTTCATGAAGGGCGCGATCTCCCAGGGCGAGATCGTGGAGGAAGTGAGCGCCACCGGCACGCTGCAGGCCAAGCGATCGGTGGGCGTCGGCTCCTTCGTCTCCGGTCGTGTTGAAGAAGTCCTCGTGGACTTCAACGACATCGTCAGGAAGGGTCAGGTGCTCGCCCGAATCGACACTTCCCTGCTCGAAACGCAGGTCGAGATCCAGAAGGCCAACATTTCCCGCCAGGAAGTGGAGCTCGCCAGCCAGCGCGTGCAACTCGCAGACGCCAAGCGCACCCTGGAACGGCAGCGCGAATTGCTGGAGAAAAAGCTCGCGACGCAGCAGGCGTTTGAAGCGGCGGACCTGACGGTCAAGAGCCGCGAAGCGCAGATTGCGTCAGCCGAAAAGTCGATGGTGTCAGCCCAGTTCAACCTGGATACCGCCAACACCAACCTCGGTTACGCGACGATTACCTCGCCTGTTGATGGCGTCATCGTCGACAAGAAAGTTGACCCGGGTATCACGGTGCAGTCGTCGCAGACAGTCGCGACCCTCTTCACCATTGCCGAAGACCTGACGTTGCTCAAGCTTGAAGGCGGCGTGGACGAGGCCGAAATCGGCAAGGTGCGCCAGGGCATGACGGTGCGGTTCACCGTGGATGCGTACCAGGGCCAGACGTTCACGGGCGAAATCATCATGGTGCGCCTGAACCCGACGATTCAGCAGAACGTCGTCACCTACACGACCGTCGCTGATGTCAGGAACAACGACCTGCGCCTCAAGCCCGGCATGACGGCCTCGATGCGAATCGAAGTCTCGCGGCGCGACAACGTGTTGCGCATCCCGAACGCCGCGCTGCGGTTCCGTCCGAGCAACGACATGTATACGGCCCTCAAGCAGGAACCGCCGACGCCGGCCGGCCGAGGCGGCGGCGGTCGCGGCGCCAACGGCGCCACGACACCTGGCGCCACGACACCCGGAGCCGCACCAGCGGCGGCACCGGCGACGACGCCTGCTGCGACGGCACCTGCGGCCCGCGGGAACGCCACGGGCGCGCCCCAGGCGGCTGCCGCCAATCCCTTCCAGGGTGGCGATCGTGGAGGCCGCACCGGTGGTGAACGCACTGGTGGCGACCGTTCGGGTGGCGGTGGCGGACGAGGCGGCGGCATGAACGCCAACTTCACACCCGAGCAGATGAAACAGATTGAAGCGATTCGGGCGCTCCCACGCGACCAGCAGATGGCGGCCTACGCCAAGGCCGGGATCAACTTCGGCGGCGGTGGCCGCGGCGGCGGTCGCGGTGGTGGCGGCGGTCGCGGCGGCAACAACGGGCAGAACGCGCCGGTCGTCCCTCTGGCACAACGCAGCTCAGGCTCCATTGACGAACTCTTTCCGCCAATCGTGCGCACACCGACCCGCGGACAAGTCTATGTGCTCGAGCCTGCGACACCGGCGAACCCGTTCGGCACGCTGAAGCGGCTCGACATCATGCAGGGCATTACGAACGGCACCTTCACGGAACTGGTGAGCGGTCCTCCTGAGCTCGCGGTCGGCACGGAACTGGTGCAGAACATCACGATGCCGTGGCTCGCGGCCCGTACGACAACGGGAACAACACAGGGCAATCCGTTCTCTGGTCAGCAGCCCGGCCGTGGTGGCATGCCCACCGGCCAGCCCGGTGGCGGCGGCGGTGGCCGCGGCGGCGGTGGTGGACGGTAA